One Jannaschia sp. GRR-S6-38 genomic window carries:
- a CDS encoding acyl carrier protein, which yields MSDNVEERVRKKVVEHLGVEEEKVTENASFIDDLGADSLDTVELVMAFEEEFGIEIPDDAAESIQTFGDAVTFIKANT from the coding sequence ATGAGCGACAACGTCGAGGAGCGCGTCCGCAAGAAAGTCGTGGAACATCTGGGCGTCGAAGAAGAGAAGGTGACCGAGAACGCCTCCTTCATCGATGATCTGGGCGCTGATTCGCTCGACACGGTCGAGCTGGTCATGGCCTTCGAGGAAGAATTCGGGATCGAGATCCCCGACGACGCCGCCGAGTCCATCCAGACGTTCGGCGACGCGGTGACCTTCATCAAGGCCAACACCTGA
- the fabG gene encoding 3-oxoacyl-ACP reductase FabG has protein sequence MFDLTGKSALVTGASGGIGAAIARALHEAGATVGLSGTREAPLQDLAAELGDRAHVLPCNLSDPEAVAALPKQATEAMGAVDILINNAGITRDNLFMRMSDEEWQSVLDVNLTAAFKLSKGVMRGMMKARWGRIVNISSIVGATGNPGQANYAASKAGMVGMAKSLAYEVASRGITVNAVAPGFIATAMTDKLNDEQKAKIDAQIPTGRMGTPEEIAAATLYLASPEAAYVTGTVLHVNGGMAML, from the coding sequence ATGTTCGATCTCACGGGAAAAAGCGCACTCGTCACCGGCGCGTCGGGGGGCATCGGCGCGGCCATCGCGCGCGCGCTGCACGAGGCCGGCGCGACCGTCGGTCTCTCCGGCACCCGCGAAGCGCCGCTGCAGGACCTCGCCGCCGAACTGGGCGATCGCGCCCATGTCCTGCCCTGCAACCTCTCCGACCCGGAGGCCGTCGCCGCCCTGCCAAAGCAGGCCACGGAGGCAATGGGCGCGGTCGACATCCTGATCAACAATGCCGGCATCACGCGCGACAACCTGTTCATGCGGATGTCGGACGAGGAATGGCAGTCGGTCTTAGACGTGAACCTGACCGCGGCCTTCAAGCTCTCGAAGGGCGTGATGCGCGGCATGATGAAGGCCCGCTGGGGCCGCATCGTGAACATCTCCTCGATCGTCGGCGCGACCGGCAATCCGGGCCAGGCCAACTACGCCGCCTCCAAGGCCGGCATGGTCGGCATGGCCAAGTCGCTGGCCTACGAGGTCGCGTCGCGGGGGATCACGGTGAACGCCGTCGCCCCGGGCTTCATCGCCACCGCGATGACGGACAAGCTCAACGACGAGCAGAAGGCCAAGATCGACGCCCAGATCCCGACCGGCCGCATGGGCACACCCGAGGAGATCGCGGCGGCGACGCTCTACCTCGCCAGCCCGGAAGCCGCATACGTCACCGGCACGGTCCTGCACGTCAATGGCGGCATGGCCATGCTCTGA
- the fabD gene encoding ACP S-malonyltransferase has translation MTRAFVFPGQGAQTIGMGRELADAYPAARDVFDAVDTALGEDLSGLIWNGDADTLTLTRNAQPALMATSIAALRALEAERVSVKDHAAFVAGHSLGEYSALVAAGALDLGDAARLLRTRGEAMQSAVPVGEGAMAALLGLGLEEARKIAREAAQGQVCEAANDNDPTQVVISGHRDAVERALPIAKDHGAKRAMLLPVSAPFHCKLMEPAARAMAEALDDVHIEDPVLPVIANVTAAPVYDARDIRTLLVDQVCGAVRWRESVLRMADEGVTEIWEIGAGKALSGMIRRIDKSLATRAIGLPAEVAEAAQSL, from the coding sequence ATGACCCGCGCATTCGTCTTTCCGGGCCAGGGGGCCCAGACCATCGGCATGGGGCGGGAGCTGGCCGATGCCTATCCCGCCGCGCGCGACGTGTTCGACGCCGTCGACACCGCGCTGGGCGAGGATCTGTCGGGGCTGATCTGGAACGGCGACGCCGACACGCTCACGCTGACCCGCAACGCGCAACCCGCGCTGATGGCGACCTCCATCGCCGCGCTGCGCGCGCTGGAGGCCGAGCGCGTCTCGGTCAAGGACCACGCCGCCTTCGTGGCCGGGCACTCGCTGGGCGAATATTCCGCGCTCGTCGCCGCCGGCGCACTGGACCTCGGCGACGCGGCCCGGCTGCTGCGCACGAGGGGCGAGGCGATGCAGTCGGCCGTCCCCGTGGGCGAAGGCGCCATGGCGGCGCTTCTGGGCCTGGGCCTCGAGGAGGCGCGCAAGATCGCGCGCGAGGCCGCCCAGGGACAGGTCTGCGAGGCGGCCAACGACAACGATCCCACGCAGGTCGTGATCTCGGGCCACAGGGACGCGGTCGAGCGGGCGCTGCCCATCGCCAAGGACCACGGCGCCAAGCGGGCCATGCTGCTGCCCGTCTCCGCCCCGTTTCACTGCAAGCTGATGGAACCCGCGGCGCGCGCGATGGCCGAGGCGCTGGACGACGTGCATATCGAAGACCCCGTCCTGCCCGTCATCGCGAACGTGACCGCCGCGCCGGTCTACGACGCGCGCGACATCCGGACCCTGCTGGTCGACCAGGTCTGCGGCGCCGTGCGCTGGCGCGAGAGCGTCCTGCGCATGGCCGACGAGGGCGTGACCGAGATCTGGGAAATCGGCGCGGGCAAGGCCCTGTCGGGCATGATCCGCCGCATCGACAAGTCCCTCGCCACGCGCGCCATCGGCCTGCCCGCCGAGGTGGCCGAGGCGGCGCAATCGCTTTAA
- a CDS encoding cytochrome b/b6 domain-containing protein — protein MTATHSAATNTEATYGWVERAFHWAIAIGIVLAVALGKLAHDAPFATDAELARKAWLFSFHKTVGVTIFFVALARIGWALAQPRPRPMHPKRRAETLLAATVHWLLYGSLLLVPALGWAEHAATTGFAPIWWPFGQGLPFVPVDPELAKTLATLHTTFVKVLVAAVLLHVVGALKHVFVDRDLTLARMWRGADPGPLPASGRHVLPLVAALGVWGATLAVGLALVPAGAPAAPQIAAETTARANWTVEEGTLSITVTQMGAPVTGRFADWQAAIDFDETPRADGTLGTVEAVIGTGSLTLGSVTTQATGPEFLDAAGFPTARFDAVIRAEGDGYVADGTFGLRGVEIPLVLPFTLQIDGDRATMAGQVALDRRDFGMGAAYPDETNVGFGVTIDVALIALRDG, from the coding sequence ATGACCGCAACGCACAGCGCCGCAACGAATACCGAAGCCACTTATGGCTGGGTCGAGCGCGCCTTTCACTGGGCGATCGCGATCGGCATCGTGCTGGCCGTCGCACTGGGCAAGCTGGCCCATGACGCGCCGTTCGCGACGGATGCGGAATTGGCGCGGAAGGCCTGGCTCTTCAGCTTCCACAAGACGGTGGGCGTCACGATCTTCTTCGTCGCGCTGGCCCGGATCGGCTGGGCGTTGGCTCAGCCGCGCCCCCGCCCGATGCATCCCAAGCGGCGGGCCGAGACGCTGCTGGCCGCGACCGTGCACTGGTTGCTGTACGGGTCGCTACTGCTGGTCCCGGCGCTGGGCTGGGCGGAACATGCCGCAACCACGGGCTTTGCGCCGATCTGGTGGCCCTTCGGGCAGGGCCTGCCCTTCGTGCCGGTCGATCCGGAGCTGGCCAAGACCTTGGCGACGCTGCACACGACCTTCGTCAAGGTGCTGGTCGCGGCGGTTCTGTTGCATGTCGTTGGGGCGTTGAAGCACGTCTTCGTCGATCGCGACCTGACGCTGGCGCGGATGTGGCGCGGGGCCGATCCCGGGCCGCTGCCCGCGTCGGGGCGGCACGTCCTTCCGCTCGTCGCGGCGCTGGGCGTCTGGGGCGCGACGCTCGCGGTCGGCCTGGCGCTCGTGCCCGCGGGTGCCCCGGCGGCGCCGCAGATCGCGGCCGAGACCACGGCCCGGGCGAACTGGACCGTCGAGGAGGGAACGCTTTCGATCACCGTGACGCAGATGGGCGCACCGGTGACGGGGCGCTTCGCGGACTGGCAGGCGGCGATCGATTTCGACGAGACGCCGCGGGCCGACGGCACGCTGGGGACGGTCGAGGCGGTGATCGGGACGGGGTCGCTAACGCTCGGATCGGTCACGACCCAGGCCACGGGGCCGGAGTTCCTGGACGCCGCGGGGTTCCCGACCGCTCGCTTCGACGCCGTGATCCGGGCCGAGGGGGACGGCTATGTGGCCGATGGAACTTTCGGATTGCGTGGCGTGGAGATCCCGCTGGTCCTGCCCTTCACGCTGCAGATCGACGGCGACCGCGCGACGATGGCGGGCCAGGTCGCGCTGGATCGGCGCGATTTCGGGATGGGCGCGGCCTATCCGGACGAGACGAATGTGGGTTTCGGCGTCACGATCGATGTCGCGCTGATCGCGCTGCGCGACGGGTAA
- a CDS encoding holin-associated N-acetylmuramidase, translating into MPSVRSIAEEIVAREGGYVNDPDDPGGATKHGVTIHTMRRLGLDLDGDGVVGVSDVRRITKDQAVEIFVDHYFRRVRIEQLPEALHATVFDMYVNAGANAVRILQRMLGRMGHAVAVDGRIGPKTARAARAAAADAPGHIADAYGIARRNYYYDLADRRPSSRKYARRRDGGKGGWITRAEEFLAPRFHLSDVEHRERTKTWG; encoded by the coding sequence ATGCCCTCGGTTCGATCCATCGCGGAAGAGATCGTCGCGCGAGAAGGCGGATACGTGAACGATCCCGACGACCCCGGCGGTGCCACCAAGCACGGGGTGACCATTCACACGATGCGCCGGCTCGGCCTCGATCTCGACGGGGATGGCGTCGTCGGTGTGTCCGACGTCCGGCGGATCACGAAGGACCAGGCGGTCGAGATCTTCGTCGATCACTATTTCCGCCGCGTGCGGATCGAGCAGCTGCCCGAGGCGCTGCATGCCACGGTCTTCGACATGTACGTGAACGCGGGCGCGAATGCCGTGCGAATCCTGCAGCGCATGCTGGGCCGCATGGGCCACGCGGTCGCGGTGGACGGCCGGATCGGCCCGAAGACCGCGCGGGCGGCACGGGCGGCGGCCGCGGACGCGCCCGGACATATCGCCGACGCCTACGGGATCGCCCGGCGCAACTATTACTACGACCTGGCCGACCGGCGGCCCTCGTCGCGCAAATACGCGCGGCGGCGGGACGGCGGAAAGGGCGGGTGGATTACGCGGGCCGAGGAATTCCTCGCGCCGCGGTTCCACCTAAGCGACGTAGAGCACCGCGAAAGGACGAAGACATGGGGATGA
- a CDS encoding holin family protein, with amino-acid sequence MGMMAKMGAVATLGRAAQSLTEVLVPNRTEGQALNHEAHRAALAQLEAEFALERRGRFDRFVDGLNRLPRPLLALGTLGMFVYAMAEPLPFAARMQGLELVPDPLWWLLGAIVGFYFGARELHYVRAGRVARAVLPEPNSSAWHVEDGNAAERNAALDEWRAGDG; translated from the coding sequence ATGGGGATGATGGCGAAGATGGGTGCGGTGGCGACCTTGGGTCGTGCGGCGCAGAGCCTGACGGAGGTGCTGGTGCCGAACCGAACCGAGGGGCAGGCGCTCAATCACGAAGCGCATCGGGCCGCGCTGGCGCAGCTGGAGGCGGAATTCGCGCTGGAGCGGCGGGGCCGCTTCGATCGCTTCGTGGACGGGTTGAACCGGCTGCCGCGGCCGCTGCTGGCGCTGGGGACGCTGGGGATGTTCGTCTACGCGATGGCCGAGCCCTTGCCCTTCGCGGCGCGGATGCAGGGGCTGGAACTGGTTCCCGACCCGCTCTGGTGGCTTCTGGGCGCGATTGTGGGCTTTTATTTCGGCGCGCGGGAGCTGCATTACGTCCGCGCGGGGCGCGTGGCGCGCGCCGTCCTGCCCGAGCCCAACAGCTCCGCCTGGCATGTCGAGGACGGCAATGCCGCCGAACGGAACGCTGCGCTGGACGAGTGGCGCGCGGGCGACGGCTGA
- a CDS encoding heme lyase CcmF/NrfE family subunit has protein sequence MIVELGHFALITAFAVAIVQMVVPMIGAWRRWTGWMAVASPAATVQVLLVGFSFAALTYAFVTSDFSLKLVTLNSHTDKPLLYKVTGVWGNHEGSLLLWVLILALFGAAAAWFGGQLPATLKARVLAVQASVGVAFYAFILFTSNPFERLAVPPFNGEDLNPLLQDPGLAFHPPFLYLGYVGLSMAFSFAVAALIEGRVDAAWGRWVRPWTLAAWLFLTIGIALGSWWAYYELGWGGFWFWDPVENASFMPWLIAAALLHSAIVVEKREALKSWTILLAILAFGFSLIGTFIVRSGVLTSVHAFANDPERGVFILLILGVFTGGALLLYAFRAQALEAKGVFGVVSRESALVVNNLLLAVSCFVVFIGTIWPLVAEMAFDRKLSVGPPFFNAAFTPFVIALAIVLPLGSILPWKRGRWDGLRKMVPVAVLALALAGLTWALQTGRSLGGPLGVALGVWLVVVAGVDLASRTGRGDLRARLGRLTRLPRADWGKALAHGGLGITIFGVAALTAWQLEKIEVLDVGDRMLLGKYEIVLEDVSRVQGPNYISTLAQMHVYEDGRDIGILPAEKRIYPVAQMPTTEAGIDNGFTRDVYAVIGDAQQGGGFAVRVYIKPFANWIWGGAIIMALGGLISLSDRRYRVAAGAKRKKVPAGLPAE, from the coding sequence ATGATCGTAGAGCTCGGGCATTTCGCCCTCATCACCGCTTTCGCCGTGGCCATCGTCCAGATGGTCGTTCCGATGATCGGCGCATGGCGCCGTTGGACGGGCTGGATGGCCGTCGCATCGCCCGCGGCGACAGTTCAGGTGCTGCTGGTGGGCTTCTCCTTCGCGGCGCTGACCTACGCCTTCGTGACCTCGGATTTCTCGCTGAAGCTGGTCACGCTCAATTCGCACACCGACAAGCCGTTGCTCTACAAGGTCACGGGCGTCTGGGGTAACCACGAGGGCTCGCTGCTGCTTTGGGTGCTGATCCTGGCGCTGTTCGGTGCGGCGGCGGCCTGGTTCGGCGGGCAGCTGCCCGCGACGCTGAAGGCCCGCGTGCTGGCGGTGCAGGCCAGCGTGGGCGTGGCCTTCTACGCCTTCATCCTGTTCACCTCGAACCCGTTCGAGCGGCTGGCCGTCCCGCCGTTCAACGGCGAAGACCTGAACCCGCTGCTGCAGGATCCGGGCCTCGCCTTCCATCCGCCCTTCCTCTACCTCGGCTATGTCGGCCTCAGCATGGCGTTCAGCTTCGCCGTTGCCGCGCTGATCGAGGGCCGCGTGGATGCCGCTTGGGGGCGTTGGGTGCGTCCCTGGACGCTGGCGGCCTGGCTGTTCCTGACCATCGGCATCGCGTTGGGGTCGTGGTGGGCCTATTACGAGCTCGGCTGGGGCGGGTTCTGGTTCTGGGATCCGGTCGAGAACGCGAGCTTCATGCCCTGGCTTATCGCCGCCGCGCTGCTGCATTCGGCGATCGTCGTCGAGAAGCGCGAGGCCCTGAAGAGCTGGACGATCCTGCTGGCGATCCTGGCCTTCGGCTTCTCGCTGATCGGCACTTTCATCGTCCGCTCGGGCGTCCTGACGAGCGTCCACGCCTTCGCCAACGATCCGGAGCGGGGCGTCTTCATCCTGTTGATCCTCGGCGTCTTCACCGGCGGCGCGCTGCTTCTCTACGCGTTCCGCGCGCAGGCGCTGGAGGCCAAGGGCGTCTTCGGCGTCGTCAGTCGCGAGTCGGCCCTCGTCGTCAACAACCTGCTGCTGGCCGTGTCCTGCTTCGTGGTTTTTATCGGCACCATCTGGCCGCTGGTGGCCGAGATGGCCTTCGACCGAAAGCTCTCGGTCGGCCCGCCCTTCTTCAACGCGGCCTTCACGCCCTTCGTGATCGCGCTGGCCATCGTCCTGCCGCTGGGATCGATCCTGCCGTGGAAGCGCGGCCGGTGGGACGGGCTGCGCAAGATGGTGCCGGTTGCGGTTCTGGCGCTGGCGCTGGCGGGGTTGACCTGGGCGCTGCAGACCGGGCGCAGCCTGGGCGGGCCGCTGGGCGTCGCCCTGGGCGTCTGGCTGGTGGTGGTGGCCGGGGTGGACCTGGCCTCGCGGACGGGGCGCGGCGACTTGCGCGCCCGGCTTGGACGCCTGACGCGCCTGCCGCGTGCCGACTGGGGCAAGGCGCTGGCGCATGGCGGCCTCGGGATCACCATCTTCGGCGTCGCGGCGCTGACGGCGTGGCAGCTCGAAAAGATCGAGGTGCTCGACGTGGGCGACCGCATGTTGCTGGGCAAATACGAGATCGTGCTGGAGGACGTCAGCCGCGTGCAGGGGCCGAATTACATCTCCACGTTGGCGCAGATGCATGTCTACGAGGACGGGCGCGACATCGGCATCCTTCCCGCCGAGAAGCGGATCTATCCGGTCGCGCAGATGCCGACGACCGAGGCCGGGATCGATAACGGCTTCACCCGCGACGTCTATGCCGTGATCGGCGACGCCCAGCAGGGCGGCGGCTTCGCGGTCCGGGTCTATATCAAGCCCTTCGCGAACTGGATCTGGGGCGGTGCGATCATCATGGCGCTGGGCGGGCTGATCTCGCTTTCGGACCGCCGTTACCGCGTGGCCGCCGGCGCCAAGCGCAAGAAGGTGCCCGCCGGGCTGCCCGCCGAATGA
- a CDS encoding cytochrome c-type biogenesis protein, translating to MKALILALMLAASPAWAVQPDEVLADPVLEERARELSKGLRCLVCRNESIDESNAELARDLRLLVRERLVAGDSDAEVIAYLVDRYGEYVLLEPPATGSTLILWGAPLALLLLGGGLAVLHVRRQRRGSAAEGLSDEEEARLNALLDPQTHDEAR from the coding sequence ATGAAGGCGCTGATCCTCGCCCTGATGCTGGCGGCGTCGCCGGCCTGGGCGGTGCAGCCCGACGAGGTTCTGGCCGATCCGGTTCTGGAGGAGCGCGCGCGCGAGCTTTCCAAGGGGCTTCGCTGCCTCGTCTGCCGCAACGAGTCGATCGACGAGAGCAATGCCGAGCTGGCGCGAGACCTGCGCCTTTTGGTGCGCGAGCGGCTGGTGGCGGGCGACAGCGACGCGGAGGTGATCGCCTATCTCGTCGATCGCTACGGCGAATACGTTCTCTTGGAGCCGCCTGCGACGGGCTCGACCCTCATCCTATGGGGTGCGCCGCTGGCGCTTTTGCTGCTGGGCGGCGGGCTTGCAGTCCTTCACGTGAGGCGCCAGCGCCGCGGGAGCGCCGCCGAGGGCCTGAGCGACGAGGAAGAGGCGCGGCTCAATGCGCTTCTCGACCCGCAGACCCATGACGAGGCGCGCTGA
- a CDS encoding enoyl-CoA hydratase-related protein, with translation MDYETIRLSLREGVATLTLNRPDKMNALNTQMRAEILHAVRESEGSARVLVMTGEGRAFCSGQDLGDRANVGNLNLERTLRDEYEPMLRAIFDCAIPTISAVNGPAAGAGANLALAADVVIAAESAVFLQAFTRIGLIPDAGGTYWLPRQMGTAKAMGAALFAEPIKAQQASDWGMIWEAVPDDAFAEHWAERARHLANGPSVAYRNVKRAIRGSFENSLDQQLALEAKLQGEAGKSRDFQEGVLAFLEKRPAKFEGR, from the coding sequence ATGGACTACGAGACGATCCGCCTGAGCCTCCGCGAGGGCGTGGCCACGCTGACGCTGAACCGCCCGGACAAGATGAACGCGCTGAACACGCAGATGCGGGCCGAGATCCTGCATGCGGTGCGCGAGTCCGAGGGCTCGGCACGCGTTCTGGTGATGACCGGCGAGGGGCGCGCCTTTTGCTCGGGGCAGGATCTGGGCGACCGGGCGAATGTCGGCAACCTCAATCTCGAACGGACCCTTCGCGACGAGTACGAGCCGATGCTTCGCGCGATTTTCGACTGTGCCATCCCGACGATCAGCGCGGTGAACGGCCCGGCGGCGGGCGCGGGAGCGAATCTTGCCCTGGCGGCCGACGTCGTGATTGCGGCCGAGTCGGCCGTGTTCCTGCAGGCCTTCACGCGGATCGGGCTGATCCCGGATGCCGGCGGGACCTATTGGCTGCCGCGCCAGATGGGCACGGCGAAGGCGATGGGTGCGGCGCTGTTCGCCGAGCCGATCAAGGCGCAGCAGGCCAGCGACTGGGGCATGATCTGGGAAGCCGTGCCCGACGACGCCTTCGCCGAGCATTGGGCCGAACGGGCCCGGCATCTCGCGAACGGGCCCTCGGTCGCCTATCGTAACGTGAAGCGCGCCATCCGCGGGTCGTTCGAGAACTCGCTGGACCAGCAATTGGCGCTGGAGGCCAAGCTGCAGGGCGAGGCCGGCAAGAGCCGCGACTTCCAGGAGGGCGTGCTGGCGTTCCTCGAGAAGCGGCCCGCCAAGTTCGAAGGCCGCTGA
- the fabF gene encoding beta-ketoacyl-ACP synthase II, producing the protein MRRVVVTGLGMVTPLACGVEETWRRLLDGQSGAGPITRFDASHLATTYACEIPRGDGSDGTFNPDDWMEPKEQRKVDDFILYAMAAADQAVKDSGWTPGEEGKLRTGVMIGSGIGGLSTIAETAITLKERGPRRVSPFFIPSALINLASGQVSIRYGFKGPNHSVVTACSTGAHAIGDASRLIALGDADVMVAGGAESPISEIGIAGFNACKALSTKWGDDPVKASRPYSKDRDGFVMGEGAGVVVLEEYEHARARGATIYAEIAGYGLSGDAYHITAPSEDGEGGERSMRAALKSAGLEPGDVDYINAHGTSTMADTIELSAVERMMGDHAAKATMSSTKSAIGHLLGAAGAVEAIFCILALRDQVAPPTLNLDEPAVEPKLSLAPKAAETRRIDVALSNSFGFGGTNASVVMKKPS; encoded by the coding sequence ATGCGCCGCGTCGTCGTGACGGGACTGGGAATGGTGACGCCGCTGGCCTGCGGCGTCGAGGAGACGTGGCGGCGCCTGCTGGACGGGCAGTCCGGCGCGGGTCCGATCACGCGGTTCGACGCCTCGCATTTGGCGACGACCTATGCCTGCGAGATCCCGCGGGGCGACGGCTCGGACGGCACGTTCAATCCCGACGACTGGATGGAGCCTAAGGAGCAGCGCAAGGTCGACGATTTCATTCTCTACGCGATGGCCGCGGCGGACCAGGCGGTGAAGGATTCCGGCTGGACGCCGGGCGAAGAGGGGAAGCTGCGCACCGGCGTGATGATCGGCTCGGGCATCGGCGGGCTGTCCACTATCGCCGAGACGGCGATCACGCTGAAGGAGCGAGGGCCGCGGCGCGTGTCGCCGTTCTTCATCCCGTCGGCGCTGATCAACCTCGCCTCGGGGCAGGTGTCGATCCGCTACGGGTTCAAGGGGCCGAACCATTCGGTGGTGACCGCCTGCTCGACCGGCGCGCATGCCATCGGGGACGCCAGCCGGCTGATCGCGCTGGGCGACGCGGATGTCATGGTCGCGGGCGGCGCGGAAAGCCCGATCAGCGAGATCGGGATCGCCGGATTCAACGCCTGCAAGGCGCTGTCGACCAAGTGGGGCGACGATCCGGTCAAGGCCAGCCGGCCGTATTCGAAGGATCGCGACGGGTTCGTCATGGGCGAGGGCGCCGGCGTCGTGGTCCTGGAGGAATACGAGCACGCCCGCGCTCGCGGCGCGACGATCTATGCCGAGATCGCGGGTTACGGGCTGTCCGGCGATGCCTATCACATCACCGCGCCGTCCGAGGATGGCGAGGGCGGCGAGCGGTCGATGCGCGCGGCCCTGAAGAGCGCCGGGCTGGAACCGGGCGATGTCGATTACATCAACGCGCATGGCACGTCGACCATGGCCGACACGATCGAGCTGTCGGCGGTGGAGCGGATGATGGGCGATCATGCGGCGAAGGCGACGATGTCCTCGACCAAATCGGCGATCGGGCATCTGCTGGGCGCCGCGGGCGCGGTGGAGGCGATCTTCTGCATCCTCGCGCTGCGCGACCAGGTGGCGCCGCCTACGTTGAACCTGGACGAGCCGGCGGTGGAGCCGAAGCTGTCGCTTGCGCCGAAGGCCGCCGAGACGCGCCGGATCGACGTGGCGCTGTCGAATTCGTTCGGGTTCGGGGGTACCAACGCTTCCGTCGTAATGAAGAAGCCGTCTTAA
- the mltG gene encoding endolytic transglycosylase MltG: MWKHIAANVLTLAVVAIACLAALIGLGQSRWSAPGPLEEAVFFEVPRGASMRSVSDRLAEAGIVSNGSIFRIGASYTERYDDLKFGTYEIPPGASMPEVLEIVTAGGPSVFPYTVTYVIRSQGPEIRVRERLPGQEEVVEIATFAPGDAVPEDYTALMERGVPITWRVSVAPGLTSWEVIEGLKGAEFLIGEVAAVPPEGALAPDTYEVARGSEVGELVQRMRVAQERILADAWAARAPGLPLESPEEALILASIVEKETGVPEERRRVAAVFTNRLEQGMRLQTDPTVIYGITDGQGPLGRGIRASELREATPYNTYVIDGLPPTPIANPGPEAIRAALDPEETAFLFFVADGTGGHAFAETLAEHNANVAEWRAIEAAREATGSD; the protein is encoded by the coding sequence ATGTGGAAGCATATTGCCGCCAACGTGCTGACGCTGGCCGTGGTCGCCATCGCCTGTCTCGCCGCGCTGATCGGGCTGGGTCAATCCCGCTGGTCGGCGCCGGGGCCGCTTGAGGAAGCCGTGTTCTTCGAGGTGCCGCGCGGCGCGTCGATGCGCAGCGTCAGCGACCGGCTGGCCGAGGCGGGGATCGTGTCGAACGGCAGCATCTTCCGGATCGGCGCCAGCTATACCGAGCGCTACGACGACCTGAAATTCGGGACCTACGAGATCCCCCCCGGGGCCTCGATGCCCGAGGTGCTCGAGATCGTGACGGCGGGCGGGCCCTCGGTCTTCCCCTACACGGTGACCTACGTCATCCGCTCGCAAGGCCCGGAAATCCGGGTGCGGGAGCGTCTGCCGGGCCAGGAAGAGGTCGTGGAGATCGCGACCTTCGCGCCGGGCGACGCGGTGCCGGAGGATTACACGGCCCTGATGGAGCGGGGCGTGCCCATCACCTGGCGCGTGTCGGTCGCGCCGGGTCTAACCTCCTGGGAGGTGATCGAGGGCCTGAAGGGCGCGGAGTTCCTGATCGGAGAGGTGGCGGCGGTGCCGCCGGAGGGCGCGCTGGCGCCTGATACCTACGAGGTCGCGCGCGGCTCCGAGGTCGGTGAGCTGGTGCAACGGATGCGCGTGGCGCAGGAGCGCATCCTGGCCGATGCCTGGGCCGCCCGCGCGCCGGGCCTGCCGCTCGAGAGCCCCGAGGAGGCGCTGATCCTGGCCTCGATCGTCGAGAAGGAGACCGGCGTCCCCGAGGAGCGGCGTAGGGTGGCGGCGGTGTTCACCAACCGGCTGGAGCAGGGGATGCGGCTGCAGACCGACCCGACGGTTATCTACGGGATCACGGATGGGCAGGGGCCGCTGGGCCGCGGTATCCGGGCGAGCGAATTGCGGGAGGCGACGCCCTACAACACCTATGTCATCGATGGGCTGCCGCCGACGCCGATCGCGAATCCCGGCCCCGAGGCGATCCGCGCGGCGCTGGACCCCGAGGAGACGGCCTTCCTGTTCTTCGTGGCGGACGGTACCGGCGGGCACGCCTTCGCCGAGACGCTGGCCGAGCACAACGCCAACGTGGCCGAGTGGCGGGCGATCGAAGCGGCGCGGGAGGCCACGGGCTCCGATTGA